In one window of Helianthus annuus cultivar XRQ/B chromosome 17, HanXRQr2.0-SUNRISE, whole genome shotgun sequence DNA:
- the LOC110924585 gene encoding uncharacterized protein LOC110924585, whose protein sequence is MSSSTIHPAVTVNNIKNFIPLILDSQTEHYNTWAELFVLHCKAYDVFDHLQARDTGTSSSTEKEKEKETIPKHTYLESWERIDSIVLQWIYGTISQDLMHTIMITNTTAYDAWCRLKNSFLDNQAARTITIQNKFFNTRLEQFSTMAEYC, encoded by the coding sequence ATGTCTTCTTCAACCATCCATCCTGCTGTCACGGTTAATAATATCAAGAACTTCATCCCGCTGATTCTTGATAGTCAAACCGAACACTACAACACATGGGCTGAATTATTCGTCCTCCACTGTAAAGCCTATGATGTCTTCGATCACTTGCAAGCTCGCGACACCGGTACCTCCTCTTCCAccgaaaaagaaaaagaaaaagaaaccatcCCCAAACATACTTATCTTGAGTCATGGGAACGTATAGATTCCATTGTTCTACAATGGATCTACGGTACCATATCTCAGGATCTCATGCACACAATAATGATCACCAACACCACCGCATACGACGCTTGGTGTCGACTTAAAAATAGTTTTCTTGACAACCAAGCGGCTCGTACCATCACCATCCAAAACAAATTTTTCAACACGCGCCTTGAACAATTTTCTACTATGGCTGAATACTGTTAA
- the LOC110924586 gene encoding uncharacterized protein LOC110924586: MQGAFNLQPNPTQPVQPQPIPTQLFQQSEPDEDVEVVPETQPQKEKCKRRKGKQVVGEQPSKPKAKLWMPIEEEALAKAYIGNNQTGDDFWKAVLAKFLGLMDQGPYRDIDSVSSKWRKMNGFVNKFCDEYNKIYSSGRRSGMSDEDVFKKAMEMYKSNNGNTSFAHVRAWEILRTHPKWAPIPNEVEMAKRQRTSESGSFSAGGSDARCHINLDDDAEFDEEEYALHEAERPPGRDKSKKERTKEKEKKKVDLKMDEFMAQFKTYTEVSAQKAKAKERAVKEKSRVAGEKLREKIRLSDEKNLIVR; the protein is encoded by the exons ATGCAGGGTGCTTTTAATCTCCAACCGAACCCGACGCAACCCGTTCAACCCCAACCGATCCCGACGCAACTCTTTCAACAATCCGAACCCGACGAGGATGTGGAAGTTGTTCCCGAAACCCAACCACAAAAAGAAAAATGCAAACGAAGAAAAGGCAAGCAAGTAGTGGGTGAGCAACCGTCCAAACCAAAGGCGAAACTGTGGATGCCAATCGAAGAAGAAGCCTTAGCTAAGGCTTACATAG GTAATAATCAAACGGGTGACGATTTTTGGAAGGCGGTTTTGGCGAAGTTCCTTGGACTAATGGACCAAGGCCCGTATCGAGATATCGACTCAGTGTCATCAAAGTGGCGAAAAATGAACGGGTTCGTCAATAAGTTTTGCGatgaatataataaaatatattcaaGTGGGCGTCGTAGCGGCATGAGCGACGAGGATGTGTTTAAAAAGGCGATGGAGATGTACAAGTCGAACAATGGCAATACCTCATTCGCACACGTTCGCGCGTGGGAAATTTTGCGAACGCACCCAAAATGGGCGCCGATTCCCAACGAGGTGGAGATGGCGAAGCGGCAAAGGACATCGGAATCAGGTAGTTTTAGCGCCGGTGGATCGGACGCGAGGTGTCACATAAACTTAGACGATGACGCCGAGTTCGACGAAGAAGAATACGCCCTACATGAAGCGGAGCGTCCCCCGGGCCGGGACAAATCAAAGAAGGAGCGGACgaaggagaaagaaaagaaaaaggtaGACCTGAAGATGGACGAGTTTATGGCACAATTTAAAACGTACACCGAGGTCTCGGCCCAAAAGGCGAAGGCGAAGGAGCGGGCCGTCAAAGAAAAGTCTCGTGTGGCGGGAGAAAAGTTACGCGAAAAGATCCGATTGTCCGATGAAAAAAATCTGATTGTCCGATGA